A single Hydrogenobacter hydrogenophilus DNA region contains:
- a CDS encoding zonular occludens toxin domain-containing protein, with protein MAIVFITGTPGAGKTYYAVKKLLDDLKKPSVLVVSNIDGLERDKLSFYFGKEVDNFMYLDEFLALCYSFAGMHYDGNYRVGFLTILNVDFWKRYIIPTLYKERDFRKVVFYLDEFQSIIDEDTDLTQVQKFFFDYHRHLGVDIYIITQSIQRMNKAIRNLSEIELRLVNLRIFGLSSVVVLKTIIGGVVRLFKK; from the coding sequence ATGGCTATAGTTTTCATCACAGGTACTCCTGGAGCTGGCAAAACATACTACGCTGTTAAAAAGCTTCTTGATGATCTTAAAAAACCTTCCGTTTTGGTTGTCTCAAACATTGACGGTTTGGAGCGTGATAAACTCAGCTTCTACTTTGGCAAGGAAGTGGATAATTTTATGTATCTTGATGAGTTTTTGGCTCTTTGCTATTCTTTCGCTGGCATGCATTACGATGGAAATTACAGGGTAGGGTTCTTAACCATCTTGAATGTGGACTTTTGGAAACGCTACATAATCCCTACTTTGTACAAAGAGCGGGATTTTCGTAAGGTAGTCTTCTATCTTGATGAGTTCCAAAGCATCATAGATGAGGACACAGATCTAACACAAGTCCAAAAGTTCTTTTTTGACTATCACAGACACTTGGGCGTGGACATCTACATTATCACACAAAGCATTCAAAGAATGAATAAAGCAATTCGTAATCTATCTGAGATTGAGCTAAGGCTTGTAAATCTCCGTATTTTTGGTCTTTCTTCTGTTGTGGTTTTGAAAACAATCATCGGCGGTGTAGTGAGACTGTTTAAAAAATAG
- a CDS encoding rolling circle replication-associated protein: MDLLEYSLNELDTDFLDVLTSEWQGRQVRLSHNAVQLAKLYPVWYLQKLQKVPVFFNGKYAVRPIRLRYFSKTYYSWIKHINIPALNWVLITLTLSRSWDLTYVWANIGFWLSDFFQRFRAYLRKKGYKNFRYFWVIEVHEDGYPHVHILASFPFVSIERIYSWWRSFSSNLSAFQGVDVKFIGRDTEKIKAYLLKYLVKSAHKYWAFSLRDNKVRVRLSTCLMWYFRVRLFSMSRNFIRPSFSSSSSLLGWLNLYDFYRVYFLTFSIPFSEFFKGFYDCVGFERDPPFFSLS; this comes from the coding sequence GTGGATTTGCTTGAGTATTCCCTTAATGAGCTGGATACTGACTTTTTAGATGTCCTAACTTCAGAATGGCAAGGTAGACAGGTGCGTCTTTCTCATAATGCGGTTCAGCTTGCTAAGTTGTATCCTGTTTGGTATCTTCAAAAGCTTCAAAAAGTCCCTGTCTTTTTCAATGGTAAATATGCGGTGCGTCCTATTCGTTTGCGTTATTTTTCAAAGACTTATTATTCTTGGATAAAGCATATAAACATACCTGCTCTTAACTGGGTGCTCATCACTCTTACTTTGTCCCGTTCTTGGGATTTAACCTATGTATGGGCTAATATTGGCTTCTGGCTTTCTGACTTCTTTCAGCGTTTTAGGGCATATCTTAGAAAGAAGGGATATAAGAATTTTCGGTACTTTTGGGTTATAGAGGTTCATGAAGATGGTTATCCTCATGTTCACATATTAGCATCTTTCCCTTTCGTTAGCATTGAGCGTATATATAGTTGGTGGCGTTCTTTCTCTTCTAATCTTTCTGCTTTTCAAGGTGTAGATGTCAAGTTTATTGGTAGAGACACAGAAAAGATAAAAGCTTATCTCTTGAAGTACTTGGTTAAGTCTGCTCACAAATACTGGGCTTTTTCTTTGCGTGATAATAAGGTGCGTGTGCGTCTTTCTACATGCCTTATGTGGTACTTTCGTGTGCGTCTATTCTCTATGAGTAGAAATTTTATTCGTCCTTCTTTCTCTTCATCTTCATCTTTGCTTGGCTGGTTAAATCTTTACGACTTTTATCGTGTGTACTTTTTGACTTTCTCTATTCCTTTTTCTGAGTTCTTCAAGGGTTTCTATGACTGTGTAGGTTTTGAGCGTGATCCTCCTTTTTTCTCTCTAAGTTGA